A stretch of the Lineus longissimus chromosome 12, tnLinLong1.2, whole genome shotgun sequence genome encodes the following:
- the LOC135496829 gene encoding transmembrane channel-like protein 3 isoform X1, translating into MGRKKKLQAEQRPLLPVEDRQGHPGYNESSRLLPADAAENTNVTFTVPQESFSEVARESFSEAHRDIRRRRSTVPGLTDVEYAKRTRYCQFYSGNDIDEEDAGNLMSENVVKVAIFESIQYHIEVLESFREQPWPMKKKLRAARQAREFLRWQIKQVGGMKQLDSNQRMRMKKVSKEVDNSLKKLTIWGGPIEKIEGYFGSSVASYFLFLRTLLWINFVMGVLAVCFISVPQIIVGEDTKINITDGLDIVQDTIIFYGVYDYHEYLGIGYMLPMAYFITTLAIYLFCIITIVRRMTVKYRKTKRSADSEEYPFTWRCFVSWDFTITSKEGVRDKIHAMKTDFKELVRELKVRGKLVTLNRGFIYSVRVLINIITLAILGGTGYLIYFFVERQDTPLELGIPKFAEDLLQKYQLSLVMACLKLVVPVLFSLLVKLEKWHPRVELKWLLARTTLFYYGNLVILSISLYNVSTQCESGEMPAHMSCCYETVVGEEVAKVFLLDLGAMFVSVLVLDVLRAVTVKSSKTLKEKIGFSEFDISASVLEVIYGQGLIWLGLYFSPLLPVVAMAKVIIVFYLRYIVARTCNIPPKKMFRASRSGNFYLTLLLVTLFLCLVPVGYAIIAISPSPDCGPFRERDHVYQVITSRIGNLPSWLSWIINFILSPVVVIPVFIVLLLIIIYYRARASSYQDLIADLRTQLHFERSVGKRKILAAAQNSKFAKFGESGSETDISVV; encoded by the exons ATGGGGAGGAAGAAGAAATTACAGGCTGAACAGAGGCCCTTGTTACCAGTGGAAGATAGGCAGGGACATCCTGGATATAATGAATCCTCTCGGCTATTACCAG CTGATGCAGCTGAAAACACCAATGTCACCTTTACAGTTCCACAGGAATCGTTCTCGGAAGTAGCCCGCGAATCGTTCTCTGAAGCTCATCGGGACATCCGGAGAAGACGAAGCACTGTACCAGGCCTAACCGATGTGGAGTATGCCAAGCGAACAAGATACTGTCAGTTTTATTCAGG AAATGATATAGATGAAGAAGACGCAGGTAATTTGATGAGTGAAAATGTCGTAAAAGTGGCCATATTTGAGAGCATCCAGTACCACATTGAAGTATTGGAAAGCTTTCGTGAACAACCATGGCCAATGAAGAAGAAGCTACGAGCAGCGAGGCAGGCGAGGGAGTTTCTGAGATGGCAGATCAAACAAGTCGGGGGAATGAAACAGTTGGACAGTAATCAACGAATG AGAATGAAGAAGGTGTCTAAGGAGGTTGATAACTCTCTCAAGAAACTCACAATTTGGGGAGGTCCTATCGAGAAAATTGAAG GTTATTTTGGCAGCAGCGTAGCTTCGTACTTCCTTTTCCTGCGGACTCTCCTCTGGATCAACTTTGTGATGGGTGTCCTGGCTGTTTGTTTCATCTCAGTCCCGCAGATTATTGTTGGTGAAGACACGAAGATTAACATCACTGATGGTCTA GACATTGTGCAGGACACGATCATTTTCTACGGTGTCTATGACTATCATGAATATCTCGGCATTGGATACATGCTACCAATGGCTTACTTCATCACAACACTAGCTATATATCTCTTCTGTATCATCACTATTGTAAGGAG GATGACAGTCAAGTACAGAAAGACCAAACGATCAGCCGACTCTGAAGAATATCCATTCACCTGGCGATGCTTCGTGAGCTGGGACTTCACCATCACATCGAAGGAGGGTGTGCGCGACAAGATTCATGCAATGAAGACAGACTTCAAGGAACTAGTGCGAGAGCTGAAGGTGCGAGGGAAACTGGTGACTCTCAACAG GGGTTTCATCTACTCTGTCAGGGtgctcatcaacatcatcacccTGGCCATCCTCGGAGGCACAGGCTACCTCATCTACTTCTTCGTCGAGAGACAGGACACGCCCCTGGAGCTTGGGATACCGAAATTTGCCGAGGACCTTCTCCAAAAATACCAA TTATCACTGGTAATGGCCTGTCTCAAGCTGGTTGTGCCAGTCCTGTTCTCTCTGCTGGTCAAACTAGAAAAGTGGCATCCTCGGGTCGAGCTGAAATGGCTCCTTGCGAGAACGACACTGTTCTACTATGGTAATCTGGTCATCCTCTCCATATCGCTGTACAACGTCTCCACACAATGT GAGTCTGGTGAGATGCCAGCTCACATGTCGTGTTGCTACGAGACGGTGGTCGGGGAGGAAGTGGCTAAAGTTTTCCTGTTAGATCTCGGTGCGATGTTTGTCTCTGTCTTGGTGCTGGACGTCCTCAGGGCTGTGACTGTCAAGTCTTCCAAGACACTCAAGGAGAAG ATTGGTTTCTCAGAGTTTGACATATCCGCCAGCGTCCTGGAGGTCATCTACGGCCAGGGCCTCATCTGGCTGGGCCTCTACTTCTCACCTCTTCTGCCTGTGGTCGCCATGGCAaaggtcatcatcgtcttctaCCTCCGCTACATTGTTGCACGCACCTGTAACATCCCACCAAAAAAGATGTTCCGGGCAAGTCGATCTGGGAACTTCTACTTGACGTTGCTGCTTGTGACATTGTTCTTGTGTCTTGTGCCAGTTGGATATGCTATCATTGC TATCAGTCCGTCCCCTGATTGTGGACCATTCAGAGAGCGTGACCATGTTTACCAAGTGATCACATCCAGGATTGGAAACCTGCCAAGTTGGTTGTCCTGGATCATCAACTTCATATTGAGTCCTGTGGTGGTCATACCTGTCTTTATAGTTCTACT ATTGATCATCATCTACTACCGGGCGAGGGCCTCCTCATACCAAGACTTAATCGCAGATCTCCGAACACAGCTTCATTTT GAGCGTTCAGTTGGGAAGAGGAAAATCTTGGCTGCGGCACAGAACAGCAAGTTTGCCAAGTTTGGGGAGTCAGGGAGTGAGACGGACATATCAGTGGTTTGA
- the LOC135496829 gene encoding transmembrane channel-like protein 3 isoform X2 — protein MGRKKKLQAEQRPLLPVEDRQGHPGYNESSRLLPVPQESFSEVARESFSEAHRDIRRRRSTVPGLTDVEYAKRTRYCQFYSGNDIDEEDAGNLMSENVVKVAIFESIQYHIEVLESFREQPWPMKKKLRAARQAREFLRWQIKQVGGMKQLDSNQRMRMKKVSKEVDNSLKKLTIWGGPIEKIEGYFGSSVASYFLFLRTLLWINFVMGVLAVCFISVPQIIVGEDTKINITDGLDIVQDTIIFYGVYDYHEYLGIGYMLPMAYFITTLAIYLFCIITIVRRMTVKYRKTKRSADSEEYPFTWRCFVSWDFTITSKEGVRDKIHAMKTDFKELVRELKVRGKLVTLNRGFIYSVRVLINIITLAILGGTGYLIYFFVERQDTPLELGIPKFAEDLLQKYQLSLVMACLKLVVPVLFSLLVKLEKWHPRVELKWLLARTTLFYYGNLVILSISLYNVSTQCESGEMPAHMSCCYETVVGEEVAKVFLLDLGAMFVSVLVLDVLRAVTVKSSKTLKEKIGFSEFDISASVLEVIYGQGLIWLGLYFSPLLPVVAMAKVIIVFYLRYIVARTCNIPPKKMFRASRSGNFYLTLLLVTLFLCLVPVGYAIIAISPSPDCGPFRERDHVYQVITSRIGNLPSWLSWIINFILSPVVVIPVFIVLLLIIIYYRARASSYQDLIADLRTQLHFERSVGKRKILAAAQNSKFAKFGESGSETDISVV, from the exons ATGGGGAGGAAGAAGAAATTACAGGCTGAACAGAGGCCCTTGTTACCAGTGGAAGATAGGCAGGGACATCCTGGATATAATGAATCCTCTCGGCTATTACCAG TTCCACAGGAATCGTTCTCGGAAGTAGCCCGCGAATCGTTCTCTGAAGCTCATCGGGACATCCGGAGAAGACGAAGCACTGTACCAGGCCTAACCGATGTGGAGTATGCCAAGCGAACAAGATACTGTCAGTTTTATTCAGG AAATGATATAGATGAAGAAGACGCAGGTAATTTGATGAGTGAAAATGTCGTAAAAGTGGCCATATTTGAGAGCATCCAGTACCACATTGAAGTATTGGAAAGCTTTCGTGAACAACCATGGCCAATGAAGAAGAAGCTACGAGCAGCGAGGCAGGCGAGGGAGTTTCTGAGATGGCAGATCAAACAAGTCGGGGGAATGAAACAGTTGGACAGTAATCAACGAATG AGAATGAAGAAGGTGTCTAAGGAGGTTGATAACTCTCTCAAGAAACTCACAATTTGGGGAGGTCCTATCGAGAAAATTGAAG GTTATTTTGGCAGCAGCGTAGCTTCGTACTTCCTTTTCCTGCGGACTCTCCTCTGGATCAACTTTGTGATGGGTGTCCTGGCTGTTTGTTTCATCTCAGTCCCGCAGATTATTGTTGGTGAAGACACGAAGATTAACATCACTGATGGTCTA GACATTGTGCAGGACACGATCATTTTCTACGGTGTCTATGACTATCATGAATATCTCGGCATTGGATACATGCTACCAATGGCTTACTTCATCACAACACTAGCTATATATCTCTTCTGTATCATCACTATTGTAAGGAG GATGACAGTCAAGTACAGAAAGACCAAACGATCAGCCGACTCTGAAGAATATCCATTCACCTGGCGATGCTTCGTGAGCTGGGACTTCACCATCACATCGAAGGAGGGTGTGCGCGACAAGATTCATGCAATGAAGACAGACTTCAAGGAACTAGTGCGAGAGCTGAAGGTGCGAGGGAAACTGGTGACTCTCAACAG GGGTTTCATCTACTCTGTCAGGGtgctcatcaacatcatcacccTGGCCATCCTCGGAGGCACAGGCTACCTCATCTACTTCTTCGTCGAGAGACAGGACACGCCCCTGGAGCTTGGGATACCGAAATTTGCCGAGGACCTTCTCCAAAAATACCAA TTATCACTGGTAATGGCCTGTCTCAAGCTGGTTGTGCCAGTCCTGTTCTCTCTGCTGGTCAAACTAGAAAAGTGGCATCCTCGGGTCGAGCTGAAATGGCTCCTTGCGAGAACGACACTGTTCTACTATGGTAATCTGGTCATCCTCTCCATATCGCTGTACAACGTCTCCACACAATGT GAGTCTGGTGAGATGCCAGCTCACATGTCGTGTTGCTACGAGACGGTGGTCGGGGAGGAAGTGGCTAAAGTTTTCCTGTTAGATCTCGGTGCGATGTTTGTCTCTGTCTTGGTGCTGGACGTCCTCAGGGCTGTGACTGTCAAGTCTTCCAAGACACTCAAGGAGAAG ATTGGTTTCTCAGAGTTTGACATATCCGCCAGCGTCCTGGAGGTCATCTACGGCCAGGGCCTCATCTGGCTGGGCCTCTACTTCTCACCTCTTCTGCCTGTGGTCGCCATGGCAaaggtcatcatcgtcttctaCCTCCGCTACATTGTTGCACGCACCTGTAACATCCCACCAAAAAAGATGTTCCGGGCAAGTCGATCTGGGAACTTCTACTTGACGTTGCTGCTTGTGACATTGTTCTTGTGTCTTGTGCCAGTTGGATATGCTATCATTGC TATCAGTCCGTCCCCTGATTGTGGACCATTCAGAGAGCGTGACCATGTTTACCAAGTGATCACATCCAGGATTGGAAACCTGCCAAGTTGGTTGTCCTGGATCATCAACTTCATATTGAGTCCTGTGGTGGTCATACCTGTCTTTATAGTTCTACT ATTGATCATCATCTACTACCGGGCGAGGGCCTCCTCATACCAAGACTTAATCGCAGATCTCCGAACACAGCTTCATTTT GAGCGTTCAGTTGGGAAGAGGAAAATCTTGGCTGCGGCACAGAACAGCAAGTTTGCCAAGTTTGGGGAGTCAGGGAGTGAGACGGACATATCAGTGGTTTGA